A DNA window from Pseudomonadota bacterium contains the following coding sequences:
- the thrC gene encoding threonine synthase encodes MKLDNFPEEIRPFIIPKHKGNLVYRCLGCGKEHGIDNLLYTCPDCGKVLLIYDLNFDLLKKIPGEKWQSIFDYRKMLKTPALKGIYLYHEFIGPVMPLSSIIYLGEGHTPVIEANSLLQEKVGIKFFFKNDGQNPSASFKDRGMASALSYINFLIKENHFSDILAICASTGDTSASAALYASYLQPHIKSAVLLPHKKVTPQQLSQPLGSGASVFEIPGVFDDCMKIVENLSEKYNVALLNSKNAWRILGQESYSYEIAQIFEYDMRNKVIIVPIGNAGNITAVLNGFIKFYKTGIINVLPKIIGVQSKHANPVYNYYSEPDAIKRRFIPVNVKASVAQAAMIGNPVSMPRVIHLVEEYNRLAGNDSTSFIEVTEQSIMDWQITANRNGHIACTHGGECLAGLFTAIKKGLVSKTDTAILDSTAHALKFSGFQDMYFEDKFPSEYDVLPDKSLVNFPALMHLNDLDKVPTSDKPLNEKELKIFINRVSDEIAKSLDLQKR; translated from the coding sequence ATGAAACTTGATAATTTCCCGGAAGAAATCCGCCCTTTCATAATACCTAAGCACAAAGGTAATCTTGTTTATAGATGCTTGGGATGCGGCAAAGAACACGGGATAGATAATCTTCTTTATACATGCCCTGATTGCGGTAAAGTTCTTTTGATTTATGATTTAAATTTTGATCTTTTAAAAAAAATTCCTGGAGAAAAATGGCAAAGTATTTTTGATTATCGCAAGATGTTAAAAACTCCGGCTTTAAAAGGCATATATCTCTACCACGAATTTATTGGACCGGTAATGCCTCTTTCCTCAATAATTTATCTTGGTGAAGGGCACACGCCGGTTATAGAAGCGAATTCTTTATTGCAGGAAAAAGTCGGCATAAAATTTTTCTTTAAAAACGATGGCCAGAATCCAAGTGCTTCTTTTAAAGACAGAGGAATGGCAAGCGCATTAAGTTATATAAATTTTTTAATTAAGGAAAACCATTTTTCGGATATTCTTGCAATTTGTGCATCTACAGGAGACACTTCGGCTTCAGCAGCCTTATATGCATCCTATTTGCAACCTCATATAAAATCTGCGGTTCTTCTCCCTCACAAAAAAGTAACACCTCAACAACTTTCACAACCATTAGGCAGCGGTGCATCTGTTTTTGAAATTCCCGGTGTTTTTGATGATTGCATGAAGATAGTTGAAAACTTATCAGAAAAATACAATGTTGCTTTGCTGAATTCAAAAAATGCCTGGCGCATTCTTGGCCAGGAATCTTATTCATACGAAATTGCACAAATTTTTGAGTATGATATGAGAAATAAAGTAATAATTGTTCCTATTGGAAATGCCGGAAACATTACTGCTGTATTAAATGGTTTTATAAAATTTTACAAAACAGGTATAATAAACGTACTGCCAAAAATTATAGGAGTTCAATCTAAACATGCAAACCCGGTGTACAATTATTATAGCGAACCGGATGCCATTAAACGCAGATTCATTCCTGTAAACGTAAAAGCAAGCGTAGCTCAGGCAGCAATGATTGGAAACCCTGTATCAATGCCAAGGGTTATCCATCTTGTTGAAGAATACAATAGACTTGCAGGCAATGATAGCACATCTTTTATTGAAGTAACGGAACAATCCATAATGGACTGGCAAATTACAGCAAACAGAAACGGTCATATTGCATGTACTCATGGCGGTGAGTGTCTTGCCGGCCTTTTTACAGCAATCAAAAAAGGGCTGGTGTCAAAAACCGATACTGCCATTTTAGATTCAACTGCACATGCTCTTAAATTTTCAGGGTTTCAGGATATGTATTTTGAAGATAAATTTCCATCCGAATATGATGTATTACCAGATAAATCTTTAGTAAACTTTCCTGCTTTAATGCATCTAAACGATCTTGACAAAGTTCCGACTTCGGATAAACCCTTAAATGAAAAAGAATTAAAAATATTTATTAACCGTGTGTCAGATGAAATTGCTAAATCTCTTGATCTGCAAAAAAGATAA
- the serS gene encoding serine--tRNA ligase, with protein sequence MLEIKFVRQNMDLVQNSMIKRGKSANLEEFKIYDSKVRTILLEIEELRHRRNMFSEKIASMKKEGIDSKALVLEMRDESEKIKNLNSELLENEEKLNKILMEIPNIPDSSVPEGKDSSDNLLIRTVGKIPDFDFKPKNHWEIGEKLKIFDFERASKITGARFPLYFGAGAKLERSVLNFMLDIHTTEHGYTEILPPFIVNKQSLISTGQLPKFEDDLFKIEGWDYYLIPTAEVPVTNIHQNEILDESALPIFYTAYTPCFRSEAGSYGKDTKGLIRQHQFNKIELVKFSKPEDSYDELEKLTQNAETILKRLELPYQVVALCAGDLGFSSAKTYDIEVWMPAQGVYREISSCSNFENFQARRGNIRFKRKGGKKTEHVHTLNGSGLAVGRTVAAIIENYQQKDGSVIIPDKLKPYMGNIERISL encoded by the coding sequence ATGCTGGAAATCAAATTTGTCAGACAAAATATGGATCTGGTGCAAAACTCAATGATAAAAAGAGGTAAAAGCGCTAATCTTGAAGAATTCAAAATTTATGACTCAAAAGTCAGAACAATTCTATTAGAAATTGAAGAATTAAGGCACCGACGTAATATGTTTTCAGAAAAAATCGCATCCATGAAAAAAGAAGGAATAGATTCAAAAGCCCTTGTTTTGGAAATGCGGGATGAGTCAGAAAAAATAAAGAATCTCAATTCGGAACTTTTGGAAAATGAAGAAAAGCTTAATAAGATTCTTATGGAAATTCCCAATATACCAGACAGCTCTGTCCCGGAGGGGAAAGACAGCTCTGATAATTTATTAATAAGAACCGTAGGCAAAATACCTGATTTTGATTTTAAGCCAAAAAACCACTGGGAAATTGGGGAAAAGCTTAAAATATTCGACTTTGAAAGGGCTTCAAAAATTACCGGAGCTCGTTTTCCTCTTTATTTCGGAGCCGGAGCAAAACTTGAAAGATCTGTTCTTAATTTTATGTTGGATATACATACGACTGAACATGGCTATACTGAGATTCTGCCACCGTTTATCGTAAACAAACAGAGCCTGATTAGTACCGGTCAATTACCAAAATTTGAAGATGATCTATTTAAGATAGAGGGTTGGGATTATTACTTGATTCCTACAGCTGAAGTTCCTGTAACAAATATTCACCAGAATGAAATTTTGGATGAAAGCGCTTTGCCAATTTTCTACACTGCTTATACTCCTTGCTTCCGTTCAGAAGCCGGTTCATACGGCAAAGACACAAAAGGCTTGATCAGACAGCATCAATTTAATAAAATAGAGCTGGTAAAATTTAGCAAACCTGAAGATTCCTATGATGAGCTTGAAAAACTCACTCAAAATGCAGAAACTATTCTAAAGCGCCTGGAACTCCCATATCAGGTTGTGGCTCTTTGCGCAGGAGATCTTGGTTTTTCTTCTGCAAAAACATATGATATTGAAGTATGGATGCCAGCACAAGGTGTATATAGAGAAATATCATCTTGCAGTAATTTTGAAAATTTTCAGGCAAGACGCGGCAATATCAGATTTAAGAGAAAAGGCGGGAAAAAAACTGAGCACGTACATACTTTAAATGGATCAGGCCTTGCTGTTGGCCGCACTGTCGCTGCAATTATTGAAAACTATCAGCAAAAAGATGGGTCAGTTATTATTCCGGATAAATTAAAACCTTATATGGGTAATATTGAAAGGATTTCATTATGA
- a CDS encoding 5-formyltetrahydrofolate cyclo-ligase, with amino-acid sequence MEELRVKKIEIRNNISKIFNKLSSNNIPKIKKSLEQRLFDFANFVEAKISLLYINSEYEVASKNIINNSIKYNKTVVLPSYDKETHEIVFMKIENFAKDLKPGENGVLKPDAKRCKIVPIEFIEIAIIPGLAFDEKGGRIGSGDGLYDRLIPKLPSTARKVGLAYESQIMQQVPMESHDKHVDIVITEDRVIYRI; translated from the coding sequence ATGGAAGAGTTGCGAGTAAAAAAAATTGAAATACGAAATAATATATCCAAAATTTTCAATAAGCTTTCTTCTAACAATATACCCAAAATAAAAAAAAGTTTAGAACAACGGCTTTTTGATTTTGCAAATTTTGTCGAAGCAAAAATATCTTTATTATATATTAATTCTGAATATGAGGTTGCAAGCAAGAATATTATTAATAATTCTATAAAGTATAATAAGACTGTTGTTCTACCCTCCTATGATAAAGAAACACATGAAATAGTTTTTATGAAGATTGAAAATTTTGCAAAAGATTTAAAGCCTGGAGAAAATGGTGTTTTGAAGCCTGATGCCAAAAGATGTAAGATAGTTCCAATAGAATTTATTGAAATCGCAATAATCCCCGGCCTTGCTTTTGATGAGAAGGGAGGAAGGATAGGTTCCGGTGATGGTTTATATGACAGATTGATTCCAAAACTTCCTTCTACTGCAAGAAAAGTAGGTCTGGCATATGAGAGCCAGATTATGCAACAAGTGCCGATGGAATCTCATGATAAACATGTAGATATAGTAATTACAGAAGATAGGGTAATATACAGGATTTAA
- the recC gene encoding exodeoxyribonuclease V subunit gamma, which produces MPGLKIYTSNKLEILVQKLAQIVKAPACGSLSSSLSQEIIIVQSKAMERWLLMQIAKQNGVCANCRFPFPNAFLDYLIKSFFADIPGTNFFTPDIMTLKLVKMLPEFLDRTDFEGLKRYLKDDKSSLKLFEISEKIADLFDQYTVFRPDFIFSWENKKEENKINHKWQAILWQEIIKDNEKYHRPYLQKTLIEKLNAMALDSGKLFERVSVFGISSLPHFHMQLIEELANTVEINMFILNPCNQYWTDILTDKEAGKIKNKYATNIKEEYLHIEKGNSILSSLGELGKTFIEYMTSAEHILIEEFEDQKCIDILSCIQSDILNLKERNISDNHYKLKDPDHSIQFHSCHSQTREIEVLYDNLLSMFEDYPDILPDDILVMAPDIEVYTPFINAVFDNRDDDEPHIPFSISDRAIRKENEIIDGFLSILDLGKSRFEVSHVMAILEYPGIKENFGLVESELETIRGWLQDTRIRWGIDGAHKTALGLPEIFDNTWKSGIKRLLLGYTMCHKGAQHNDSMYMGILPFSEIEGSDANILGNFLEFLEKIFDLRKSLKGSQTIKKWHTLLSEIIDTFFTTNDEIQHGIQYIRKVLGDMLNNARLSGFDKELEFDIIKYYLRKKLENKYSVSGFKTKGITFCSMLPMRSIPFTVICILGMNNDAFPRSSYSYSFDLMASNPRPGDRSKKNDDKYLFLEGLISARKIFYLSYVGQSIQDNSLIPPSVIVSELLDYIKQGFGFTHDKMITSHKLQAFSPDYFKDASKLFSYSEDNMLAACSLNESRLTEKDNIPFISSKLSFPSDEWKIVHIDSLSTFFANPAKYLLQKRLGIYFEEADYALPDKEIFALTGIDNYLVNQNLLSDIQAGKSLDFCLSAYKSKGTLPHERIGDILLNESSIDAINFIKNTEAAKEGKILSSLELDITINNFSLIGRLNNCHDDGIINLRYAAMKAKDIIKSWIYHLALCSTYYNKKQLKSLLICMDKEVGFKHTSNSREILEKLLNLYWEGLLTPLNFFPDLSYDYVKQVHIGNKNTKAAIKDVCNKWEGGYNRMTSNDLYYKTCFGKTDSLDIFNDSFIKISESVFIPLLEHMSEF; this is translated from the coding sequence ATGCCTGGCCTTAAAATATATACCAGCAATAAACTTGAAATTCTTGTCCAAAAGCTTGCTCAGATTGTCAAAGCTCCTGCTTGCGGATCATTATCATCTTCTCTTTCCCAGGAGATTATAATTGTCCAGAGCAAAGCAATGGAACGATGGCTCTTGATGCAAATTGCAAAGCAAAACGGTGTTTGCGCAAACTGCCGTTTTCCTTTCCCCAATGCTTTTCTTGATTATTTGATTAAGAGTTTTTTCGCAGATATCCCCGGAACAAACTTTTTTACACCGGATATAATGACATTAAAACTTGTAAAAATGCTTCCGGAATTTTTAGACCGGACAGATTTTGAAGGTTTAAAAAGATATCTTAAAGACGATAAAAGCAGTTTGAAGCTTTTTGAGATTTCCGAAAAAATTGCCGATCTTTTTGATCAGTATACAGTTTTCAGACCGGATTTTATTTTTTCCTGGGAAAACAAAAAAGAAGAAAACAAAATAAATCATAAGTGGCAGGCAATTTTATGGCAAGAAATCATAAAAGATAATGAAAAATATCACAGGCCTTATCTGCAAAAAACCCTGATTGAAAAACTTAATGCCATGGCTTTGGATTCAGGAAAGTTATTTGAACGAGTATCTGTTTTTGGCATATCATCCCTTCCGCATTTTCATATGCAACTTATTGAAGAATTAGCAAATACCGTTGAAATTAATATGTTTATTTTAAATCCTTGCAACCAATACTGGACAGATATACTTACAGACAAAGAAGCTGGTAAAATAAAGAATAAATATGCAACAAACATAAAAGAAGAATATTTACATATTGAAAAGGGAAACAGCATATTATCATCTTTAGGAGAGCTTGGTAAAACTTTTATCGAATATATGACTTCTGCCGAACATATATTAATTGAAGAATTTGAGGATCAGAAATGCATTGATATACTTTCATGCATACAATCCGACATCTTAAACCTTAAAGAAAGAAATATCTCTGATAATCATTACAAACTTAAAGACCCTGATCATTCCATACAGTTTCATTCATGCCATAGCCAAACAAGGGAAATAGAGGTGCTTTATGATAATCTTCTTTCTATGTTTGAAGATTATCCTGATATTTTGCCGGATGATATTCTTGTAATGGCACCGGATATAGAAGTTTACACTCCATTTATCAATGCAGTATTTGATAACAGAGATGATGATGAACCGCATATTCCTTTTTCAATTTCAGATAGAGCCATAAGAAAAGAAAACGAAATTATAGATGGCTTTTTATCTATCCTCGATTTGGGTAAAAGCAGATTCGAAGTTTCACATGTAATGGCGATTTTAGAATATCCGGGAATTAAAGAAAATTTTGGGCTTGTTGAATCCGAACTCGAAACCATAAGAGGTTGGCTGCAAGATACCAGAATCAGATGGGGTATTGACGGAGCCCATAAAACAGCTTTGGGTCTTCCTGAAATTTTTGACAACACATGGAAGTCCGGGATAAAAAGACTGCTCTTGGGCTATACTATGTGCCATAAAGGTGCGCAGCATAACGATTCTATGTATATGGGCATCCTTCCTTTTAGCGAAATCGAAGGCTCTGATGCAAATATATTGGGAAACTTTCTTGAGTTTTTGGAAAAAATCTTTGATTTAAGAAAATCGCTGAAAGGATCTCAAACAATTAAAAAATGGCATACTCTTCTTTCGGAAATTATTGATACCTTTTTTACAACAAATGATGAGATACAGCATGGCATACAGTATATACGCAAAGTTTTAGGAGACATGCTAAACAATGCCAGGCTTTCAGGTTTTGATAAAGAGCTGGAATTTGATATTATTAAATATTATTTAAGAAAAAAACTCGAAAATAAATATAGCGTATCCGGATTTAAAACAAAAGGTATAACATTTTGTTCTATGCTTCCAATGAGAAGCATACCTTTTACAGTTATATGTATTCTTGGAATGAATAATGATGCTTTCCCAAGAAGTTCATATTCATACAGCTTTGACCTTATGGCAAGCAATCCCAGACCGGGTGATAGATCAAAGAAAAATGATGATAAATATCTATTTCTTGAAGGTTTAATAAGCGCAAGAAAAATATTTTATTTAAGCTATGTCGGGCAAAGCATCCAGGATAACAGCCTGATACCGCCTTCTGTAATAGTAAGTGAGCTTCTTGATTATATTAAACAAGGCTTTGGGTTCACGCATGACAAGATGATAACTTCTCATAAGCTCCAGGCTTTTTCTCCTGATTATTTTAAAGATGCCTCAAAGCTTTTCAGTTACTCAGAAGATAATATGCTCGCGGCATGCAGCTTAAATGAAAGCAGGCTTACAGAAAAAGACAATATCCCTTTTATTTCAAGCAAACTTTCTTTTCCTTCTGATGAATGGAAAATAGTACATATTGATTCCTTGAGCACTTTTTTTGCAAATCCTGCAAAATACCTTCTTCAAAAACGACTAGGAATATATTTTGAAGAAGCAGATTACGCTTTACCGGATAAAGAGATTTTTGCTTTGACTGGTATAGATAATTATCTGGTTAATCAAAACCTTTTATCGGACATACAGGCAGGCAAATCTTTAGATTTTTGCCTTAGTGCATATAAATCGAAAGGTACGCTTCCCCATGAAAGAATCGGGGATATACTGCTAAACGAATCAAGTATTGATGCAATAAATTTTATAAAAAACACAGAAGCTGCCAAAGAGGGCAAAATATTATCTTCTTTAGAGCTTGATATTACAATAAATAATTTTTCATTAATAGGAAGGTTAAATAATTGTCATGATGACGGCATAATCAACTTAAGGTATGCTGCAATGAAAGCAAAAGATATTATCAAATCATGGATATATCATCTGGCCTTATGTTCAACTTATTATAATAAAAAACAACTTAAATCATTGCTTATTTGCATGGATAAAGAAGTTGGATTTAAACATACCTCAAACAGCCGGGAAATTCTTGAGAAGCTTCTGAACCTGTATTGGGAAGGCCTTTTAACCCCACTTAATTTTTTTCCTGATTTATCTTACGACTATGTAAAGCAAGTCCACATTGGCAATAAAAATACTAAAGCTGCGATAAAAGATGTTTGCAATAAATGGGAAGGCGGTTATAACCGGATGACTTCTAATGATCTGTATTACAAAACTTGCTTCGGGAAAACAGACTCTCTTGATATATTTAATGATTCATTCATAAAAATATCGGAATCCGTATTTATTCCATTATTAGAACATATGTCAGAATTTTAA